In Hippoglossus stenolepis isolate QCI-W04-F060 chromosome 5, HSTE1.2, whole genome shotgun sequence, one genomic interval encodes:
- the si:dkey-82f1.1 gene encoding DENN domain-containing protein 2A encodes MPAASTMTGGRALLLCTNTDNCIYQSVNGLQCCGLKVGDAPSSVVPQPQEVCGSPGDRDRRDTTVSSKCPLSPLLSLSDSPGPPDTMLAHRRATTTTDPRTPNVENGLNHNKTPAGAKTASIRDKISQWEGKKEPAQLTSTGTFPLGTTQKEVETVRKKESKVSEVQRTDSKRFVCWDRQDSGKENVGKLGDSRPKSPEGLTNKDREVILERGLRTSKPTEQPSDKKTVLTHVKKLEKATKDVPDRPSLAFPGNYFCPPSKEELEETEKKANEPIFGTFDVARPGGSRRRREGDPENVYSEPGVPSINPLPKPQRTFQHHTPPTSPASGAGSGKGKRNLPPLPSIPPPPLPTCPPPGVCRRPWADKPRDSSNRKSYEFEDLLQSSAESCRVDWYAQSRLGLTRTLSEENVYEDIIDPPTKENPYEDIELERSCLGSKCVSPASSSPVPDTPTKLSSKPGFFRQTSERRSFKLLELRKTGRDTGVTSPSRISPPSTPSSPDDTPCLSGDPYNRRRRKIPKMVLKINGIFEARRGKKRMKKVSPSTESNSGRVTDENSESESDTEEKLKAHSQRLVSVQSMLRQTGRYRTLERDLMDLQERKLFEYFIVVALHKTKAGVPYLPEVTQQFPLKLERSFKFMRETEDQLKVIPQFCFPDAKDWAPVDNFPSETFSFVLTGEDGSRRFGYCRRLLPSGKGRRLPEVYCIVSRLGCFDLFSKILDEVEKRRAISPALVQPFMRGIMEAPFPAPGRTITVKNFLPGSGTEVIELCRPSDSRLEHVDFECLFSSLSLRLLLRVFASLLLERRVIFTADKLSTLSQCCHAVVALLYPFTWQHTYIPVLPPSMLDIVCTPTPFIVGLLSSSLPRLKELPIEEVLVVDLGNSRFLRQLDDEDSILPHKLQAALEHVLDKRRELACDKGDLPNDSSSLSTVVSEAFVRFFVEMVGHYSVFMGGAERDEESVSSPTSPSPSSSASSSFQREAFRKAVTSKSLRRFLEVFMETQMFTGFIQEREMRRQGLRGLFEVRAQEYLDSLPGSEQRGVNKFLKGLGNKMKFLSKK; translated from the exons ATGCCAGCTGCTAGCACCATGACCGGTGGGAGGGCCCTGCTGCTCTGTACAAACACTGACAACTGTATCTACCAATCAGTCAACGG GCTCCAGTGCTGTGGCTTGAAGGTTGGGGACGCTCCATCATCTGTGGTTCCCCAGCCCCAAGAGGTGTGTGGGTCACCAGgggacagagacaggagagacacCACTGTGTCTTCCAAGTGTCCCCTCTCACCCCTACTCAGCCTGAGCGACAGCCCTGGTCCTCCTGATACCATGCTGGCTCACAGGAgagccaccaccaccactgacCCACGGACTCCCAATGTGGAGAACGGACTGAACCACAACAAAACCCCAGCAGGGGCCAAGACAGCCAGCATCCGTGATAAGATCTCACAATGGGAGGGCAAAAAGGAGCCTGCCCAGTTAACCTCTACGGGGACTTTCCCACTGGGCACGACGCAGAAGGAAGTTGAGACAGTGAGGAAAAAGGAATCTAAAGTTTCAGAGGTCCAAAGGACAGACAGCAAGCGGTTTGTCTGCTGGGACAGACAAGACTCAGGGAAGGAGAACGTTGGAAAGTTGGGGGATTCAAGGCCTAAATCTCCAGAGGGTctaacaaacaaagacagagaagtgATACTAGAGAGAGGGCTTCGCACCTCTAAGCCAACAGAGCAACCCTCTGACAAGAAAACTGTTTTAACTCATGTTAAGAAACTGGAAAAGGCAACAAAGGACGTACCTGACAGACCCTCGCTGGCATTCCCAGGGAATTACTTCTGCCCTCCTTcaaaggaggagctggaggagacggagaagaagGCGAACGAGCCCATTTTTGGGACTTTTGATGTTGCTCGGCCTGGTGggtcgaggaggaggagagagggggatcCAGAGAATGTATATAGTGAGCCAGGTGTTCCGTCTATAAACCCTCTACCTAAACCTCAGAGAACCTTCCAGCACCACACACCACCCACTAGCCCAGCTTCAGGGGCCGGCTCGGGGAAGGGAAAGAGGAACTTGCCCCCTTTGCCCTCTATACCTCCTCCACCTTTACCAACATGCCCACCCCCTGGAGTTTGCAGGAGACCCTGGGCTGACAAACCCCGGGATAGCAGCAACAG GAAGTCCTACGAGTTTGAGGATCTGCTCCAGTCGtctgcagagagctgcagagttgACTGGTATGCTCAGTCCAGACTGGGCCTCACACGCACTTTATCAGAAGAGAATGTCTATGAGGACATAATAG ATCCTCCAACCAAGGAGAATCCCTACGAAGATATAGAGCTGGAGAGAAGTTGTTTGGGAAGCAAATGTGTTTCACCCGCCTCCTCGTCTCCTGTCCCTGACACGCCAACCAAG CTCTCCTCTAAGCCCGGCTTCTTTAGACAAACTTCGGAACGGCGAAGTTTTAAGCTCCTGGAACTCCGCAAGACCGGCAGGGACACTGGCGTTACCTCACCCTCTCGTATCAGCCCCCCCTCCACGCCCAGCAGCCCTGATGACACCCCCTGCCTTTCAGGAGACCCATACAATCGCAGAAGGAGGAAAATTCCTAAG ATGGTGCTGAAAATCAATGGCATCTTTGAGGCACGAAGAGGGAAGAAACGCATGAAGAAGGTGTCTCCGTCTACAGAGTCCAACTCAGGGAGAG TGACAGATGAGAACAGTGAGTCGGAAAGTGACACGGAGGAGAAACTAAAAG CACACAGCCAGCGGCTGGTATCAGTCCAGTCCATGCTGCGGCAGACGGGGCGGTACCGAACTTTGGAGAGGGATCTGATGGATCTGCAGGAGAGAAAACTCTTTGAGTATTTCATAGTTGTTGCACTTCACAAGACCAAGGCCGGAGTTCCATACCTGCCAGAAGTCACACAGCAGTTTCCTCTCAAG CTTGAGAGGAGCTTTAAGTTCATGCGGGAGACTGAGGACCAGCTGAAGGTCATCCCACAGTTCTGTTTCCCTGATGCCAAAGACTGGGCGCCTGTCGACAACTTCCCCAG TGAGACGTTCTCATTTGTCCTGACCGGTGAGGATGGAAGCAGGCGGTTTGGCTACTGTCGGCGATTATTG CCCAGTGGTAAAGGCCGTAGGCTCCCTGAGGTCTACTGCATCGTCAGCCGCCTGGGCTGCTTCGACCTCTTCTCCAAG ATCCTGGATGaagtggaaaagaggagagcaaTCTCTCCTGCTCTGGTGCAGCCTTTTATGAGAGGCATCATGGAAGCTCCCTTCCCGGCTCCAGGAAGAACCATCACTGTCAAAAACTTCCTACCTGGCTCTGGGACAGAG GTAATCGAGTTGTGTCGGCCATCAGATTCTCGACTGGAACATGTGGACTTTGaatgtctcttctcctccttgaGTTTGCGTCTCCTTCTGCGAGTGTTTGCCTCTCTCCTGCTGGAGCGCAGGGTCATCTTCACCGCTGACAAACTCAG CACATTGTCTCAGTGTTGTCATGCGGTCGTGGCTCTTCTCTACCCCTTCACCTGGCAGCACACATACATCCCTGTGCTCCCGCCCTCCATGTTGGATATCGTCTGCACCCCGACACCCTTTATAGTCGgcctcctctccagctccctgCCTCGGCTCAAAGAGCTGCCCATCGAAGAA GTCCTGGTGGTCGACCTCGGCAACAGCCGTTTCCTACGACAG CTGGATGATGAGGACTCCATTCTCCCTCACAAGCTGCAGGCAGCTCTCGAGCATGTGCTGGACAAGAGGAGGGAGCTTGCCTGTGACAAAGGAGATCTGCCCAATG aCTCCAGCTCCCTCAGCACAGTGGTATCAGAGGCCTTTGTGCGTTTCTTTGTGGAGATGGTGGGTCACTACTCCGTCTTCATGGGCGGAGCAGAGCGGGACGAGGAGTCTGTATCCTCCCCCACCTCGCCCAGcccttcttcctctgcctcctcgtCCTTTCAGCGCGAGGCCTTTCGCAAGGCAGTCACTTCCAAAAGCCTGAGGAGGTTTCTGGAGgtgttcatggagacacagATGTTCACCGGCTTCATCCAGGAGAGGGAGATGCGCAGGCAGGGCCTCAGAG gtcTGTTTGAGGTGAGAGCACAGGAGTACCTGGACTCCCTGCCTGGGAGCGAGCAACGAGGAGTCAACAAGTTCCTCAAGGGCCTAG GAAACAAGATGAAATTCCTCTCCAAGAAATGA